In the Streptomyces sp. NBC_00193 genome, GCACCCCTCTTGCCCGGGGCGGAGGCGCCCTGGCCGACCACGAGGGTCGCCAGGTCCCGGCGCCCCAGGTGCCGGGTGTAGCCGGTCGCGAGGTCGCTCACGGGGCCGCCGAGCACCGCGTGGTACTCCACCGAGGCGCCGTCGTCCCAGTGCACGTCCCACTGCTGGGAGAGCGTGCCGGCCTCCGGCCGCGGGCCCAACTGACGGGTGCGCAGCCCGGCGATCGAGTTGAGCCACAGGCTGTAGTGGTACTGGGCGTCGCCCTCGCGCAGGGTGTAGGCGGGCGTCGCGAATCCGACCTGCGCCGTCTTCGAGGGCACGGTGATCTCCACCGGGCGGGTGGTGCGCGCGTCGAGGGTGACCGTGGTGTCCGAGGTGATCTCCAGCTGCGGCTGGACGATCCAGTCGGTGCCCTTCGTGAGGTCGAACGGGTCGACGAAAACGGTCGCGTCGAGCAGGTACCCGCCCCTGGGGACGCGCAGGGTGACGGTGCCGGACGGGTCGTGGGGCTCGAAGCGGCGGGTGGCCGCGGCGCCGCGGACGCCCTGCACGGTCGTGGTGTGGTGCTCGGCCGGCCGGCCGTCCCGGCCGAGGTGGCGCAGCGTCAGGTCGTAGGACTCCAGCTCGCGTTCGGCGACGGCCGCCGTGCGCACCTGCCCACCGGCGCCCAGGCCGTCGGCGATCGTGGCGGTGGCGTACGCGCTGTACGTGCCGTCCACCGAGCCGCCGAGGCGGGTGTCCACGGTCAGCGCCGTCTCGGCGGTGCCGCCCGCCGGGACGGTGAGCCGGCGGGCGCCGAGGGTGAAGAAGCCCTCGGGCGCGGGCGCGCCGCCGGGGGCGCTGCCGGCGACGGCGAGGTCGAGGGTGACGGGTTCGCCGCCGAGGTTCCGGTAGGTGATCTTCCGGGACTGCGGGGTGTCGTCGGCGTGCGGCCAGCGCTGCGTGTCGAAGGCCAGCGCCCCCTCCAGGACGACGACGCTCCGGCCCGGATCGCCGTCGACGGCGATCCGGCCGGTGCCCTGCTGGTACGGGGTGTGGGCGCCGCCCTTGGCGGAGCCCGTCAGCGCGCCCTTGAGCTCGGGGCCCTTCCAGTCCGGGTGCTGCTGCTTGAGCAGGGCGGCGGCCCCCGCGACGTGCGGGGTGGCCATGGAGGTGCCGGAGATCGTCAGGTAGCCGGCCGGGTTCTGGCCTTCCTCCCTGTCGATGACGCTGCCCGGGGCGGCGGCCGCGGTGATGTCGACTCCGGGTGCGGTGACGTCGGGCTTGACGCCGCCGCCGCCGGTGAGCGGGCCGGTGCCGGAGAAGGGGGCGAGGGCGTCCGCGTCGTCGACGGCGCCCACGGTGAGGGCGGCGTTCGCGCTCCCCGGGGAGTCGATGGTGCCGGGACCGCGCCGGCCCCGGTTGCCTGCCGCGACGGCGAACAGCACGCCCTTCTCGGCGCTGATCCTGTCCACGGCCGCTTCGACGGGGTCGAGCTGCGGGGTGTCGGGGCGGCCGAGGCTGAGGTTGACGATGTCGGCACCCTGGGCGACGGCCCATTCCATGCCGGCGAGGATCCCGGAGTCGTTGCCGGAGCCCCCGTCGTCGAGGACCTTGCCGCTCAGGAGCTTCGCGCCGGGCGCGACCCCCTTGAAGGCACCGGCCGAGCGGGCGCCCGTACCGGCGGCGATGGAGGCGACGTGCGTGCCGTGGCCGACACGGTCCACGGCGTCGGCGGACCGGGAGAAGTTCTGTTCGGCGACGACCTGGCCCGCGAGGTCGGCATGGGTGGCGTCGATGCCGGTGTCGAGTACGGCGATCTTCACGCCGGTGCCGTCGTACCCGGCGGCCCAGGCCTTGTCCGCGCCGATCTGGCGGGTGCTCCTGTCCAGGGTGGCGGTGCGCACGGCGTCGAGCCAGACCCTGGCGATGCCGGGGGCGGCGGCGCGGCCGCCGGCGCCTGGGCGGGGGTCGGTGAGCGCCTCCCAGAGGGCCGCGGCGCCCACGGGGGTCGCGGTGACGGCCTCGGCGTCGAGGGTGGGGTAGGAGCGGGTCACCTCGACCCCGTCGGCGGCCCGCAGCGCGGACCGGGCGGCGGCGGGGGCGGCCGGGGCGGCGGCGGGGCCCTCGTAGCCGACGATCAGCTGGAGCCCGGCGGAGGGGCGGGCCAGGTACTCGGGGCGGCTCAGTTCGGTGATGTCGAACAGGCGCGGGTCGAGCTTCCCGGCGCGGATCAGCGGCTGGGCGTCGTACGGCACGACGCTGGTGCGGCCGTTCTCGGTGTGCACCGAGAACGGGATGCGCGCGCGGCCCTCGGCGCGTTCGAGGGAGACGGGCCTGCCGTCGGCGGCGAGGACGACGCGGTCGCCGGTGACGAGGGTGATGCGGGTGGCCGGGGCCGGCGGGGCGGCGGATCTCGCGCCGGCCCCGGCGCCTGACGAGCCGGTCGCGGGCGCTGCGGCGGCCGGGGTGGTCAGCCCCGCCGCGAGCGCGAGGGCGGCGGCCGCCGCGACCGAGGCCGCCGCCCCCGCCCTGGAGTGGTGGTTGCGCACGTGGTCCCCCCTGAGAAGAAGAGTGCAGGGCCACGCAGTATGCCGATGTCCTGACGGGGCATCAATGGTGCGCAAGTACAGAGGAGTTGGGCTGATAGATGCGCCGGTAGGCGATCGGGGAGATGCCGAGCGCGGAACGCATGTGCTGGCGCAGCGAGTTCGCGGAGCCGAAGCCGGAGCGGTGGGCGACCAGGTCGACGGGAAGGTCGCTGGACTCCAGCAACTGGCGTGCGACCTCCAGGCGTTGACTGGTGAGCCACTGCACCGGGGTCATGCCGACCTCGTCGCGGAAGCGGCGGGTGAAGGTGCGCAGGCTCATCCGGGCGTGGGCGGCCAGCTCCGCCAGGGTGATCGGTTCGGTGAGGCGCTCCAGGGCCCAGGCCCGGGTGGCGGTGGTGGTGGCGACGGTGGGCTCGGGGACGGGCCGGTCGATGTACTGGGCCTGGCCGCCGTCACGCCACGGCGGTACGACGCACAGCCGCGCGGTGCGGTTGGCGACGGCCGCGCCGTGGTCCTGGCGGATCATGTAGAGGCAGAGGTCCACGCCGGCGGCGACCCCGGCGGAGGTCAGGATGTCCCCGTCGTCGACGAAGAGCACGTCCTCGTCGAGCTTGACGCGCGGGAAGGCCCGCTGGAAGGCGGGCGCCTTGATCCAGTGCGTGGTGGCGGGCCGGCCGTCGAGCAGGCCGGCGGCGGCGAGCACGTAGGTGCCGGTGCAGATCGACACCAGCCGGGTGCCGGGGCGGATCGCGGCGAGGGCGTCGGCGAGCGGCCGGGGCAGGGGCACTCCCTGCTCCAACGCCATCATGACGTTGGTCGGCGGGATGATCACCGTGTCGGCGGCCGCGAGGGCCTCGGGCCCCGCCGAGACCCCGACCGTGAAGCCCGCGTCGCTGGCCACGGGCTGCCCGTCGACGGTGCAGACGGTCACCTCGTATAGCGGCTTCCCCGAGTCGTCGACGGCGTTGCCGAACACCCGGGACGGCATCCCGAGCTCGAACGGAGGGACGCCTTCGAGGGCGAGTACGGCGATCCGGTGCATGGCCTGCATGGCCAGATCCTGTCACAGGGTGGCCATACGGCCAACACCACGGCTTCGCTCAGCAGCCGAAGCTGGTCCGGCAGCAGCACCGGACCACCTGAGGAGAAACACATGCGCGCCATCGTCGTCAGCCAGTGGGGCGGGCCCGAGGTACTGACCGAGACCGAGCTGGACCGGCCGGAGCCGGGCATGGGCGAGATCCTGGTACGGGTCCACGCGGCCGGAGTGAACCCGGTGGACTGGAAGACCCGGGCCTCCGGCGCCCTCATCCCCTGGGGGCCCGTCCCGGCCGTCGGCTGGGACGTGTCCGGCACCGTGGAGGCCGTCGGCCCCGGCGTGACGATGTTCCAGCCGGGCGACGAGGTCTTCGGCATGCCGCGCTTCCCCGTCCAGGCGGGCGGCTACGCCGAGTACGTGACGGCCACGGCCCGGCACTTCACCCGCAAGCCCGCCGCGATCGACCACGTACAGGCGGCGGCGCTCCCGCTGGCCGCGCTCACCGCCTGGCAGGCGCTGACGGACACCGCCGGCGTGCGGCCGGGTCAGCGGGTCCTGGTGCACGCGGCGGCGGGCGGCGTGGGGCACTTCGCCGTCCAGATCGCCAAGGCGCTCGGGGCGTACGTGATCGGCACGGCCAGCGCCGCCAAGCACGAGGTGCTCCGCTCGCTCGGGGCCGACGAACTGATCGACTACCGGACCACCGCGTTCGAGGACGCGGTGTCGGAGGTCGACGTGGTGATCGACGCCATCGGCGGCGAGTACGGGACGCGCTCGCTGAAGGTGCTGCGCCCCGGCGGGCACCTGATCACCCTGAACGGTCCCGACGAGGTACCGGCCGCCGGCACGGAGGGCTTCCGCACCGGCTGGACCCTCGTGGAGCCGGACCACGCGGGGCTGAAGGCCATCGCCGCGCTCGTGGCGGAGGGGAAGCTCCGCCCGGTCATCGACACCGTCCTGCCGCTGGAGCAGGCCGCGAAGGCCCACGAGATCGGCGAGCAGGGCCGGACCACCGGCAAGATCGTCCTGACGGTGGTCTGACCGGCGGACGGGCGGACCTGCGGACCGGCAGACGGCCTAGACGCCCGCGGTCGCCCGGGTGGTCGCGGAGATCGTGGCGGAGCCGACCACGCGGGTGCCGTCGTAGAGGACGATCGCCTGGCCGGGGGCCACGCCGCGGACCGGCTCGGTGAAGCGGACGCGCAGTTCGCCCTCCACCAGCTCCGCGAAGACCTCGGTCTCGCCGCCGTGGGCGCGCAGCTGCGCGGTGTACGTGCCCGGGGCGGCGGCGGTGGAGCCGCACCAGCGGGGGCGGATCGCGGTGAGGGCGGTGACGTCCAGGGCCTCGACGGGGCCGACGGTGACGGTGTTGTTCACCGGGGAGATGTCGAGGACGTAGCGCGGCTTGCCGTCGGGGGCCGGGTGGCCGATCCGCAGGCCCTTGCGCTGGCCGATGGTGAACCCGAAGGCGCCCTCGTGGGTGCCGACCTTCTCGCCGGTGGCCTCGTCGACGATGTCGCCCTCGGCCTTGCCGAGGCGGCTCGCCAGGAAGCCCTGGGTGTCGCCGTCGGCGATGAAGCAGATGTCGTGGCTGTCGGGCTTCTTCGCGACGGCCAGGCCCCGCTCCTCGGCCTCGGCGCGGATCTCTTCCTTGGTGGTGAGGGTGTCGCCGAGCGGGAACAGCGCGTGGGCGAGCTGCTTCTCGTCGAGGACGCCGAGGACGTACGACTGGTCCTTGGCCATGTCGGAGGCGCGGTGCAGCTCGCGCGTGCCGTCCTCGTTCAGGACGACGGTGGCGTAGTGGCCGGTGCAGACGGCGTCGAAGCCGAGGGCCAGGGCCTTGTCGAGCAGCGCCGCGAACTTGATCTTCTCGTTGCAGCGCAGGCAGGGGTTCGGGGTGCGTCCGGCCTCGTACTCGGCGATGAAGTCCTCGACGACGTCCTCGCGGAAGCGTTCGGCGAGGTCCCAGACGTAGAACGGGATGCCGATGACGTCGGCGGCGCGGCGGGCGTCGCGGGAGTCCTCGATCGTGCAGCAGCCGCGGGCCCCGGTCCGGAAGGACTGCGGGTTCGCGGAGAGGGCGAGGTGGACGCCGGTCACGTCGTGCCCGGCTTCGACCGCGCGGGCGGCGGCGACGGCGGAGTCCACACCGCCGGACATGGCGGCCAGGACGCGGAGGGGGCGGGGGACGCTCGGCAGGTTCTCAGTCATAGCACCGTCCAGGGTACGGGGGAACCGAGCGGGGTCACAGCGCGTTCTCGGTGGCAGGGGGTGGATCACCATGGGGAGCAAGAGCAACAAGGGCGGTACGGGCAACAAGGGACGGCCCGGCCGGACCCGCAGGGCGGTGCTGTTCGGCGGGCTCGGGGTGGTGACGGCCGCGGCGGTCGCCGGGCGCGATGAGCTCGGGCGGGCCTGGTGGCTGGTGCCGGGGGTGGCCAAGCCGCGGAAGGAGGGCGAGCTGGACCACGCGGGGGCCTCCTGGACGGCGGCCTCTCCGGCGAACTGGCGGCTGGCGGACCGGCCCGCCGACTACCGGGTGGACCGGATCGTGGTGCATGTCACCCAGGGCGGCTTCAAGTCCTCGGTGGACGCCTTCAAGAATCCGTTCCACCGGGCGTCGGCTCACTACATAGTCGGCCAGGACGGGCACATCGAGCAGATGGTGCGCGAGCTCGACGTCGCCTTCCACTCGGGCAACCGCTCGATGAACGAACGCAGCGTCGGCATCGAGCACGTCGGCTTCGTGGACCGGCCGCAGGACTTCACGGACGCGATGTACGCGGCTTCGGCGCGGCTCGCCGCGGACGTCTGCCGGCGGTACGGGATCCCCGCCGACCGCAAGCACTTCCTCGGCCACTCCGAGGTGCCCGGAGCCGACCACACGGACCCGGGCCGCCACTGGGACTGGGCCCGCTACCTCCGCATGGTCAACGAGGCGGGTGCCGCGGGCGCGCAGAAGGCCTAGACGTCCTGGACGGCCTAGCTCAGTCCCGCCGTGCGCGCGCGGGCCACGGCCGGGCCGATGGCGGCGGCGACCGCGTCCACGTCGGCCTGCGTGGAGGTGTGGCCGAGGGAGAAGCGCAGGGTTCCCCGGGCCAGGCGCGGGTCGGTGCCGGTGGCCAGCAGCACGTGGCTGGGCTGTGCCACGCCGGCCGTGCAGGCGGAGCCGGTGGAGCACTCGATGCCCTGGGCGTCGAGCAGGAGCAGCAGGGAGTCCCCCTCGCAGCCGGGGAAGCTGAAGTGGGCGTTGGCGGGGAGCCGGCCGGCCGGGTCGCCGCCCAGGACCGCGTCGGGGACCTCGCGGAGCACGGCGGCGACGAGCCGGTCGCGCAGGGCGCCGATCTCGGTGGCGAACCGTTCCCGCCGCTCGGCGGCGAGCACGGCGGCCACCGCGAAGGCGGCGATGGCCGGGACGTCGAGGGTGCCGGAGCGGACGTGCCGCTCCTGGCCTCCGCCGTGCAGGACGGGCACGGGGGTCTGGTCGCGGCCGAGCAGCAGCGCGCCGATCCCGTACGGTCCGCCGACCTTGTGGCTGCTCACCGTCATGGCGGCGAGGCCGCTGTCGCCGAAGCGGACGTCGAGCTGGCCGAAGGCCTGGACGGCGTCGGAGTGCAGCGGGATGCCGGACCCGCCTGCGACGGCGGCCAGTTCGGCGATCGGCATGACGGTGCCGATCTCGTTGTTGGCCCACATGACGGTGGCCAGCGCGATGTCCTCGGGGCTCCGCTCGATCGCCTCGCGGAAGGCCTCGGGGTGCACGCGCCCGTAGCGGTCCACGGGCAGGTACTCGACCTGCGCGCCCTCGTGTTCGGCGAGCCAGTGCACGGCGTCGAGGACGGCGTGGTGCTCCACGGGGCTGGCGAGCACCCGGGTCCGGGCGGGGTCCTGGTCCCGCCGGGCCCAGTAGAGCCCCTTGACGGCGAGGTTGTCGGCCTCCGTGCCGCCGGCGGTGAAGACCACCTCGCTCGGACGGGCCCCGAGCGCGTCGGCGAGGGCCTCGCGGGCCTCCTCGACGGTGCGGCGGGCGCGGCGGCCGGCGGCGTGCAGGGAGGACGCGTTGCCCGTGACGCCGAACTGCGCGGTCATCGCCGCGGCGGCCTCCGGCAGCATCGGGGTGGTGGCGGCGTGGTCGAGGTAGGCCATGATCCCCCGATTCTACGAGTCCCCCACACCCCCGCTTCCCCGCCGGGGCCCTACGGACCACCGAGGGACCCCCGGCCGCGCGGCGCCCCACCCTTCCACCCCACCCCGGCGGGGCCCCCGCGCAGCGTCGGCACGCCGTTCCGACCCGGCCCGACGGGGCCCTGCACGGCTGCGACGCGCCCTTCCGACCCCGCCCGGCGGGGCCCCCGATGGCTGCGGCGCGCCGTTCCGGCCCGGCCCGGCGGGGCCCGCACGGCTGCAGCGTGCCGTTCCGGCCGGGCCCGGAGCGCTACGGCCGCGCCGAGGGCGGGGCCGGACCCGTCACTGCGCCGCTGCGCGGGGCAAAGTCCCCTACCCGCCCTTCCACCGTTCCCCGGGCGCTGCCCGGACCCGCGCCTCAAACGCCGGCGGGGCTGAGTGGGGTGCCGCGGACCTGCGCCTCAAACGCCGGCGAGGCTGGGGAGGGGTCCGGGCGCTGCCCGGACCCCGGTCCTCAAGCGCCGGACGGGCTGGGAGGGGTACCGGGCTGCGCCCGGACCCCCTGGGGCTCCGCCCCAG is a window encoding:
- a CDS encoding S8 family serine peptidase, with the translated sequence MRNHHSRAGAAASVAAAAALALAAGLTTPAAAAPATGSSGAGAGARSAAPPAPATRITLVTGDRVVLAADGRPVSLERAEGRARIPFSVHTENGRTSVVPYDAQPLIRAGKLDPRLFDITELSRPEYLARPSAGLQLIVGYEGPAAAPAAPAAARSALRAADGVEVTRSYPTLDAEAVTATPVGAAALWEALTDPRPGAGGRAAAPGIARVWLDAVRTATLDRSTRQIGADKAWAAGYDGTGVKIAVLDTGIDATHADLAGQVVAEQNFSRSADAVDRVGHGTHVASIAAGTGARSAGAFKGVAPGAKLLSGKVLDDGGSGNDSGILAGMEWAVAQGADIVNLSLGRPDTPQLDPVEAAVDRISAEKGVLFAVAAGNRGRRGPGTIDSPGSANAALTVGAVDDADALAPFSGTGPLTGGGGVKPDVTAPGVDITAAAAPGSVIDREEGQNPAGYLTISGTSMATPHVAGAAALLKQQHPDWKGPELKGALTGSAKGGAHTPYQQGTGRIAVDGDPGRSVVVLEGALAFDTQRWPHADDTPQSRKITYRNLGGEPVTLDLAVAGSAPGGAPAPEGFFTLGARRLTVPAGGTAETALTVDTRLGGSVDGTYSAYATATIADGLGAGGQVRTAAVAERELESYDLTLRHLGRDGRPAEHHTTTVQGVRGAAATRRFEPHDPSGTVTLRVPRGGYLLDATVFVDPFDLTKGTDWIVQPQLEITSDTTVTLDARTTRPVEITVPSKTAQVGFATPAYTLREGDAQYHYSLWLNSIAGLRTRQLGPRPEAGTLSQQWDVHWDDGASVEYHAVLGGPVSDLATGYTRHLGRRDLATLVVGQGASAPGKRGAVVAMGSLPGSRSGSTASSRRPLPTTATLHVSTLDGATWDLSFTQGSGYDDNGVPRDETTYEAQRARTFKGGRTYHERFNAAVFGPKVDDLHGVWREGASISGSVPLLADGANHAGGFYDATGSTVLRRNGVEVGRSETPLESSAPFAVPPGEASYELTTTTRLRPELSATSSETTATWRFRSKETAEPTPLPVSAVRFDARPALDGTLPAGRTENFPVTVQGPAATDRATPRVQVSYDEGRTWSPLRVHHGRVEVRTPEKGGTVSLRGTVTDRSGNTSEVTVLRAYLAG
- a CDS encoding GlxA family transcriptional regulator, whose product is MHRIAVLALEGVPPFELGMPSRVFGNAVDDSGKPLYEVTVCTVDGQPVASDAGFTVGVSAGPEALAAADTVIIPPTNVMMALEQGVPLPRPLADALAAIRPGTRLVSICTGTYVLAAAGLLDGRPATTHWIKAPAFQRAFPRVKLDEDVLFVDDGDILTSAGVAAGVDLCLYMIRQDHGAAVANRTARLCVVPPWRDGGQAQYIDRPVPEPTVATTTATRAWALERLTEPITLAELAAHARMSLRTFTRRFRDEVGMTPVQWLTSQRLEVARQLLESSDLPVDLVAHRSGFGSANSLRQHMRSALGISPIAYRRIYQPNSSVLAHH
- a CDS encoding NADP-dependent oxidoreductase; translated protein: MRAIVVSQWGGPEVLTETELDRPEPGMGEILVRVHAAGVNPVDWKTRASGALIPWGPVPAVGWDVSGTVEAVGPGVTMFQPGDEVFGMPRFPVQAGGYAEYVTATARHFTRKPAAIDHVQAAALPLAALTAWQALTDTAGVRPGQRVLVHAAAGGVGHFAVQIAKALGAYVIGTASAAKHEVLRSLGADELIDYRTTAFEDAVSEVDVVIDAIGGEYGTRSLKVLRPGGHLITLNGPDEVPAAGTEGFRTGWTLVEPDHAGLKAIAALVAEGKLRPVIDTVLPLEQAAKAHEIGEQGRTTGKIVLTVV
- the mnmA gene encoding tRNA 2-thiouridine(34) synthase MnmA gives rise to the protein MTENLPSVPRPLRVLAAMSGGVDSAVAAARAVEAGHDVTGVHLALSANPQSFRTGARGCCTIEDSRDARRAADVIGIPFYVWDLAERFREDVVEDFIAEYEAGRTPNPCLRCNEKIKFAALLDKALALGFDAVCTGHYATVVLNEDGTRELHRASDMAKDQSYVLGVLDEKQLAHALFPLGDTLTTKEEIRAEAEERGLAVAKKPDSHDICFIADGDTQGFLASRLGKAEGDIVDEATGEKVGTHEGAFGFTIGQRKGLRIGHPAPDGKPRYVLDISPVNNTVTVGPVEALDVTALTAIRPRWCGSTAAAPGTYTAQLRAHGGETEVFAELVEGELRVRFTEPVRGVAPGQAIVLYDGTRVVGSATISATTRATAGV
- a CDS encoding N-acetylmuramoyl-L-alanine amidase, which translates into the protein MGSKSNKGGTGNKGRPGRTRRAVLFGGLGVVTAAAVAGRDELGRAWWLVPGVAKPRKEGELDHAGASWTAASPANWRLADRPADYRVDRIVVHVTQGGFKSSVDAFKNPFHRASAHYIVGQDGHIEQMVRELDVAFHSGNRSMNERSVGIEHVGFVDRPQDFTDAMYAASARLAADVCRRYGIPADRKHFLGHSEVPGADHTDPGRHWDWARYLRMVNEAGAAGAQKA
- a CDS encoding cysteine desulfurase family protein, whose translation is MAYLDHAATTPMLPEAAAAMTAQFGVTGNASSLHAAGRRARRTVEEAREALADALGARPSEVVFTAGGTEADNLAVKGLYWARRDQDPARTRVLASPVEHHAVLDAVHWLAEHEGAQVEYLPVDRYGRVHPEAFREAIERSPEDIALATVMWANNEIGTVMPIAELAAVAGGSGIPLHSDAVQAFGQLDVRFGDSGLAAMTVSSHKVGGPYGIGALLLGRDQTPVPVLHGGGQERHVRSGTLDVPAIAAFAVAAVLAAERRERFATEIGALRDRLVAAVLREVPDAVLGGDPAGRLPANAHFSFPGCEGDSLLLLLDAQGIECSTGSACTAGVAQPSHVLLATGTDPRLARGTLRFSLGHTSTQADVDAVAAAIGPAVARARTAGLS